Sequence from the Paralichthys olivaceus isolate ysfri-2021 chromosome 1, ASM2471397v2, whole genome shotgun sequence genome:
AGGAGGACATCAGCACAGAGAATATTCACCATCAGTTTATAGGACTCTTATTCTTCACACAGTCCTAACTGAGCCGTTATTGCTGGCCAGTCTCCTGAAGCTGAGGTCGTTCTTGTCCAGCCAGAGTTCTGCCAGCTGCTGGGTGGAGCCGTGTGATGAGGCTTTGGAGCCCAGGCACATCTTATATTGCTTCGCCTCCAAGTTGGGGTCACATACAACCGGGTGGTGGACGTGTACTATCCCTGTGTCTGTACTTCTGAACAACTTAATCCCTGACTGGACAAATTTGTTAAAAAGGTCCACGTCCTCCAATCCCCACCCCTGTATGGAGGTATCAAAGCCTCCTGCTTTGACCAAGTCTCCCTTGTAGACGCAAACGATCCCAAAGCCGTAGTTCCTCCACAGGCCTGTCTTGGATGTGAAGACGTAGTGGTTGTTGCTGGGGACCTTTCCAGCATACACCACTTTAGGGTCGTACTGGCTGAAGATGATGGGGAAGTAGGTCTGCTCGCCCAGGGCGGTGTTGGCCCGACATCGCTTGAGGAAGTCGCTGGTGAAGAGCAGGTCCACATCACAGTAGAAGAGCAGCGAATCATTGGAGAAATGTAAGGAACCCACTTCCAAAGCCAGAGCCCTAGAAAAAGAGCCGGTTACAGGTTTTATCTCCATCTCGGCTCGGGGATACTTCATGTGATACTCCCTCATGAGCTCCACCTGCTTCACCCgctctgtgttgttgtctgtgCTGAAGAGCAGAATCAGTAGCTTGACGTTCTGGTTGGGGATCAGGCAAACTCTTTCAAAGTTGGCCATGAAGCGTACAAAGATGTCATAACGTCCCGACAGAGGTACCAAGatgctcactttcttctcttttggTTCCCTCTGGTCCTGGCCAGAAGTGGCAAGTTTAAAGGGCACCAGCATTTTGAGGGAATTGGACAGAAATGAGAGGGAGTCTGAGTCCTTGTTAATGTGGCTGGCCAGAGCTCTGgcatccatctcctcctcctctctgaactGGATCTGGCTGAAGGTCTGCTGCAGGTAGGCGTGCCTCCTCACAGGAACAGTCATGGTCTTTCCTTTGTGCTTCTTGtacaacagcagcagatctAGCACATACTCTGCCCCATACAAGGGGTTGACCCTCCGGTAGCCATACTGGATTTCTTTGAAATCAATGACCCGGCCCCGTGTCTTGGCATTGGCGTTGATCATCTCCATCACTTGCATGATGATGTCGTCCAGGGCCTGTCTTTGGGAGGAATCCATCCCACGGCGTGGTGGCTGACCATCAGATGCTGAGTACAAGTACTTCCCTGTCAGGAACTCCCACTCCAAAACCTCCTCTCTTTGTCGTGGGTGGAAGCGCATAAATGAGGGCGGCATGCCGAGCTGGAGGTCATCTCTGCTGGGCTCAGCTGCTCCGTAGCGTCCCATCTGGACGATCTCCCTGTGGAGCTCAATGGTTCGGTGGCGCAGGTCTGCAATCTTGCGGCTGAGCATGTAGCTGTGTAAGCGATACTGGTAGGGAGGGTTCTTGTTGGGGTGGAGGGTGATGGCGCGATGGATCTTGCTGTTGTGGAGATCTCGTATGTAACCCTTCTTGTTTGGTTCATAGTTCTCATAGAACAGCTGCTGCATCTGTGGAGACAGGGGACACTAGTGTTAGCTTCATGTACATTTGGAACAATGGAGGTTCAAGATGTTTTTGTGCAGTCAGCCCGAACAGCTTTGAACATACTTCATGACATTTCATAAAGACTCTATATTTTCATCTTGGCCTTTGCTCCCCCTTCctctttgtgttgctgtcagAACTTGAGTCAGTGATGGATATGCTAGGTGTCTTAAAGTGCAATAAAGTAAGGAAGTAAGGAAGGAAGGCAACATGAACAACTTATTAAACAACCACAATATCAACTTGCACAAACGCAACCAATTTGCCTGCAGGCAAAACTCTCTTCATCCATAGCTGGTTTGTATTGCACACTCATTTAGCATGTCAGATCAAGCTGCTACATGAACAAGTGAAATTTGTAAGAATCACATGGCTTTTCTTCATAAAATGAGCTGAATTCTTGTCAACTTTGAGCCTGAGATCGATCCATCCCTGCTAACCTGTCCAGTCTCttcacatcagcagcaggagggaggaaagagaaaaggatgaATGATGACACAAGGCTGTTGGCCACCTTACtgtaaaacactcacacattctcTTCTGAATGGACTTAAGTGTCTTAAGGGTAACCCCTCATTATTCTAACAGTGTTAAAAAAGATTACTTATACAGGCTTTTCAACAGGGAGGTAGTagcatttatttacattattgaagaaaaaaaactaaggTTATtacaatcaaattaaaaaaaaagtatatattcCATAACCTTATGGTGTTGAAGAAACTCTAAAATGTATTCTcctctttaaaatgtttgcatttgtggGATCAGTTATTGTTATCTGGCCTGGAATTCCATATCAGTGCATCTCTAACCTAACACAATGCACAATGTGGGCTTATGTGCATGTAAACAACATGCTAACTAATATTCTCATGTATTCTGCTGATGTAAACTCTAAATTAAGAGTGTGTTGGACAGCACTCACTGCAGGCGGATGCTGACAacaagtgagtgtgtgagtgtttacgGCTGACCGGCTGGAGCTTCACAAACCTACTGTTCCTCAAATTGCAGGAGGCTGAAAGTGTGAACACAGGGACAGCTGTTTGGGAGCTGCTGGCAGGATCTAAACAGTGGTCAAGAATGCAGGGTTTGTGTCGTTGCCTCCAAATGAAGGGAGCATCAGAACGGCTGCAGCCCCTAGAGAGTCTAATTTGAGAGGAAGGTTCTGGAATGCAGCCACAAGCCTGATCCCCAGGGAAAAGCAATACGAGGAATAAGACAGGACGTGCCTAAGAGCTATGGAAAATGATACCTGAAGCCGAATAGGATTGCAGGAACTGCCAGAGTAACTCTTTGCTTTTCCATGGCTTAAACCTGTGTCCCTCTGTACCTGTGGGACGCCAGCCTGCCAGTCAAAACACACTGTAACCTTGTCATTGATGGAAGTCACTGAGCTGAGCTGTGCCTACAGAGGTGAGGGGGTCAGCCTTAACTTCAAAAACCAGGCTACAGCATGTGCATAACTATCAACAATCCCACTGTGGTATTCCTTTCAACAGAAACCTGCAGGTTTATCAGACAGTATCTGTGTGGACACATTTTTAGTCAAGGAATACACAACTTTTGGCAGCGTCATCTATCTGATAGAGTCAGATAGCATTTTGTCATTCACACATGACTTTTATATCAATGCTGCTCATGGCTTCATCCAGATATGATTTATAGAAAGAGCTGCCTGCTGCCGTGCTATTTGGCATTTGATGTTAATGTTATGATGGTGAAGAAAAAGAGGTTCTTTTTTTCTGACTTCATAGGCTGTATCACTGatggatttttaaattttaacaaTGAAGTCAGGGGAGCCTTGAGTGCGTGGGAATCCTCTCACCAtttgtcacatttctttatAGCAACTTCTGCTGCCTTTTAGATTATCTGACACAAGCACTGAATGAGGGGAAAATACTGTAGTTTAGGACTTAATACCTGTTTGCTCAAGTGCTGTAAGTATGTAAATTACTTTGctgtatattcatatattcattcAAGCAGCTGCTATGGGAATACACCCTGAAAATATATAGACTGTTGGATTATTACTGTGCTTGTGCGAGGGATGTGAATTTTTTCACTGATCTGACTAGTTTGCAATTTTTCGAGGTTAATTCAACTGATACTGAGCATAACAGAAAATGATTGAGATAATAATTGGTGATAAACAGTAGTAGAAGTATTCATTAACTCTAAAGATAATATCATTTGAAAACGTGTCACACATTTGTTCGTTCGTTTGTGCAAGTTTAACCTTGTGCTGCTGCATTCTTTACGTTTATCTGATGCCTTTCACATGTGCTTCCAGCTGCTGCCTGCCTCCGCCTGAatttcttttattcatatgaCAAAGGTTGACAGTGTTTCTGTGCCCTTCCCACAGTATTTTCCCAGGCAGTGCAGCTGATAGTGATGCGGGGGAGGCGCTATGTGCCGGTTCAGACTGTATCCAGCAGGTTAACACCAGTGGTCATCAGCTGACACCCAACTGGGAAGGATGTTTATCTCCCTCCTGTGGCTTAGCCGTCGTTAGCAAGCCTCCTAATTATATGACCTCCACATCTGCGGTCACCGCTGCAGCCTAAGACTCATTAGCACAATTTCTTCACAGTCATTCACCTCACCACAGAAACTAAAATGGTTCTCtaacaaaagaaagacaaaggtaAGTAACAAGTTGGAAGCTGGAGCCTGGGGTGATAAGCAGAATGGCTACTTTAAGATCTCAACCTCAGAACTGAACTCACTTTTAATAAGCACTGTATAATGAATTATATTTGAGTCAACCATGGACAGAATCAGGAAGGACCCCAGACACTGCAGATCtacatgtgttttcagtttggtaataaaataatccaccaccATATGTCTCCACTACCCTATTACGTAAACCATTCTTTTAACTGAGtcaatacaaacacaataatCAAAACAAGCAGGAGAAACAGTATTATCAAACCAATAACACAGCAAATGACAAAGTTATCTGAAGTGAAGGGACAAGCCAAACCAATGAACACAACAAGAGTCTGTGCTGTGATTACTTTGGTGAAATGATACCATTATCCTGCAGGGGTTCAGGCCCTAAATAAACACTGCTTCACACCATAAACACATGCATTGAAACTCATTCTCTACAGAGAATCGCTCCTCAGTCTGGCAACCCTCAAGACTCACTCAGGACAACCTGCTGGAGGAAACCAAAAACCAGAGACCATCTTGCTTTACTATTTAATACATATTAGACACAGGAAAGATGATCTGTGACTGGGATTGGCTCCCTGAGTACTTCCTCGCCACTGTTAAGTTCAACTTCAAAGTTTTCTTTCAATGTACTCCTCAGTATTCAAGTAAGATGTGCCACAACAACTACATAACAGAATTCTGAGTGTGCTGCCTGGGTGTTTTCTTACTAATGGAGTccacaaactttaaaaaaaatctattatctATCCAAGTCTTAAGTGCTCTAACTGTCATTCACATGCAATACAAGGTGAGAGTTGTTATTCCTCCAACTTAATAACACTTTTAGTGTATTGCCAAGTATAGAAAAAGACTTGCTTGGTGGGATCAATGAAAAAGTCTCAATCGATTTGTCTCAAAATTACATTATGTTGTCATTAAGTGACAGAATGAATGTCTTGAATGTTTACCTTTACTTGTAATGTCCAGGCACTCCAATAATCTCAGACATCCAGATCTGTTTACGGGGAATGGTTAGTACCACTCAGCCTGTGAAAACACTTGTGTAATATCTTTGTTGGAGGACTTTTGACCCTGATGATGTtattgtgatgtcatcagggttatATTTGGCTTGTGTGTCAGGACAACACATTTATAACAGAATGCTTGCTATATTTGGTTTCTAAAAGACAAGATTAAAAATTACGGATATTCCgagtgtgtttctttgtctgcaaaaaagaaaaaaatgtgtacaTCAAGAACAAGCAGTGTTCAGCCAGTGTTATATGATGCTGCGGTCAGACTGGCAGACACCCACCAACACAACAGacgatgtgcatgtgtgcatgtacataCTGTTGCAGTTAGGGGGGTAT
This genomic interval carries:
- the chsy1 gene encoding chondroitin sulfate synthase 1 → MAGRSRRAWFSVLLGLVVGFTLASRLILPKATELKKAGQKRKASPAGCGLNGALRKEYGGVLWPPQDNGSPATEKPGSRSNNFLFVGVMTAQKYLNSRAVAAHRTWAQTIPGHVEFFSSEGSDTSIPIPIVALRNVDDSYPPQKKSFMMLKYMHDHYLDRYEWFMRADDDVYIKSEKLESFLRSLNSSEAIFLGQTGMGARDELGKLALEPGENFCMGGPGVIMSREVLKRMVPHIRECLQEMYTTHEDVEVGRCVRRFAGVQCVWSYEMQQLFYENYEPNKKGYIRDLHNSKIHRAITLHPNKNPPYQYRLHSYMLSRKIADLRHRTIELHREIVQMGRYGAAEPSRDDLQLGMPPSFMRFHPRQREEVLEWEFLTGKYLYSASDGQPPRRGMDSSQRQALDDIIMQVMEMINANAKTRGRVIDFKEIQYGYRRVNPLYGAEYVLDLLLLYKKHKGKTMTVPVRRHAYLQQTFSQIQFREEEEMDARALASHINKDSDSLSFLSNSLKMLVPFKLATSGQDQREPKEKKVSILVPLSGRYDIFVRFMANFERVCLIPNQNVKLLILLFSTDNNTERVKQVELMREYHMKYPRAEMEIKPVTGSFSRALALEVGSLHFSNDSLLFYCDVDLLFTSDFLKRCRANTALGEQTYFPIIFSQYDPKVVYAGKVPSNNHYVFTSKTGLWRNYGFGIVCVYKGDLVKAGGFDTSIQGWGLEDVDLFNKFVQSGIKLFRSTDTGIVHVHHPVVCDPNLEAKQYKMCLGSKASSHGSTQQLAELWLDKNDLSFRRLASNNGSVRTV